One Kribbella sp. NBC_00662 genomic region harbors:
- a CDS encoding YciI family protein yields the protein MLLIYSNPESWASLSAEQREGLTTAHETLTRELTEQGLLVSAAGLADPITTRTVQVRDDTTTTTDGPYAEAKEHLAGFYLVECDDIDQAIGYAARMPDAEYVAVEVRPVMDASGLEM from the coding sequence ATGCTGCTGATCTACAGCAACCCCGAGAGCTGGGCGAGCCTGTCGGCCGAGCAACGCGAGGGGCTGACCACCGCACACGAGACGCTGACGCGGGAGCTGACCGAGCAGGGCCTGTTGGTCAGTGCGGCTGGTCTGGCCGACCCGATCACCACGCGGACCGTGCAGGTACGTGACGACACCACGACCACGACGGACGGGCCGTACGCCGAGGCCAAGGAACACCTGGCCGGGTTCTACCTGGTGGAGTGCGACGACATCGACCAGGCGATCGGGTACGCGGCCCGGATGCCGGACGCGGAGTACGTCGCGGTCGAGGTGCGGCCGGTGATGGATGCGTCAGGGTTAGAGATGTGA